The following are encoded together in the Proteiniphilum saccharofermentans genome:
- a CDS encoding SpvB/TcaC N-terminal domain-containing protein, which produces MNAQSSNKSSSQFLKTDGGKTESNAIEVPSISLPKGGGAIKGIDEKFSVNAVNGTASFSIPLPFSPARGDSPTLDLFYNSGSGNSIFGLGWNLSVGSIKRKTDKELPQYLDSIDSDTFLFSEAEDLVPEFKKNPDGTFTVDADNEYILNERNSTDGLFTIRNYRPRIEGLFARIERWTEKSNGRIRWRVITRENRTTLFGWTDNSILSDPADSLKIYEWLPEFEFDDKGNCTHYLYKKEDEIGFDESLLHNRNRLKDGTISYTNLYIDKVLYGNKTPYRQFGDAFPDETDYLFETLFDYGTTDYTAQPIDQFNPWDFRPDAFSDYKAGFEIRTTRLCKRVLLFHHFKGPDEYDGLVRSLNFEYDTSSELDFTFLKSVTSYGYIKKPDGSYSYKKLPPMEFEYRKHEWNSEIKTVSQEALVHAPAGIEQAPYQFVDLYNEGLSGILSEQANGWYYKHNLGIQNNDDGAKLMFEQAKLVSPKPSFMGLAGQFQLNDLDADGGRQLVSFEDEPRGYFELDDDNEWQGLRSFKGLPNIDFGDPNTRMLDLNGDGKPEIVISEDAVFTWYASEGRDGFTTARKTSKPFDEEEDPHIVFADAKQTIYLADMSGDGMTDILRIRNGEVCYWPNVGYGKFGAKVTMDQAPFFDHPDAFNPDYVRLADIDGSGTSDIIYLGKSKFTCWKNLSGNRFGITPFEINPFPEIHPQSTITVTDLLGNGVACIVWSSPLSKDANTPLKYIDLMNSKKPHIMISYKNNLGKEVSLEYTPSTKFYMDDKLDGKPWVTKLHFPVHCISKTIIEDKISGYRLESSYKYHHGYYDHAEREFRGFGMVEQTDAETFAHWVKQDATNITEQALHQEPVVVKNWYHTGAFLRNDKILYQYEKDYWYNAYKKEFGIVTHPEIGLPDAHLTVPEGMDVSLIDQLTADEWREALRACKGMALRVETFAKDAVKFGNTIEARKKELIPFSAATHNCVIELLQPRGKNKHAVFVVKESEAITYSYERNPEDPRIEHDLNIRLDEYGNILEAASVVYPRLNPDTSLPFETQQEQSKTVILYSHNQFTNDVPGENTHRLRMSSEVKTYELKGVVKSGVYYSPADFADILSDVNSDTAFYHEFNKPLAPGKAQKRLIEHVRTIYYRDNLTGTLPLHHLESLALPYESYQLAYTPELITDIFGTKVDAGILAEGRFTHSEGDDNWWIRSGTIQFKASSESQTDAQDRFYCPVSYTDPYGAVTKVKYYGSYFLFIEETEDVLGNKARVDAFNFRTLSSRRMKDINGNLSEAVVDELGLVKAVAVMGKGNEADDLSGFSEITEAAESAAVLNFFQSPDSTQLTGSGKNLLNHASSRFVYDFESYVNHGKPAVVAAIIREQHFRQLPDSPVQIAFEYSNGMGEVIMKKVQAAPGKAKQVTVNPDDSISVSEIDTASLNPKQLRWIGDGRTIKNNKDNAVKQYEPYFSVDWGYEDYKELVETGVTPVMYYDAPGRLMKTEIPDGTFSKVEFDSWKQIMYDANDTMLESSWYNNRTNRLIDAALIMEGKDPGREKMAADKAAKHANTPGILHFDTLGRPVLSVEHNKNTATDADEFYLTRVYLDTEGNLRSVTDARGNIVMQYKYDMLGNLVYQNSMDAGQRWLLTNILGNPLRTWDERNHEFQYFYDVAQRPTYSKVIGGDGSTPLDNTFDRIVYGESLLSTNRSNEAALQARNILGQVIEHYDTGGLVDTPDFNFKGQPLATTRKLFRKYKEIANWIDANLGNELEPEEFKFITQTDALGRITRQTAPDGSIITPSYNETGLLNGESVLHPTYAIPSVYIKDIDYNEKGQRNKIIYGNNVITKFYYDKETFRLKRLESKRHNGDPLQDWYYTYDPVGNITHVEDKNIPVLFFNNQKITGVSTYTYDALYRLTEATGRENNGALHFGNCDNWNDNPFMHSMNPGGPMAIRNYVESYQYDEVGNIMQMRHLAGGGNWTRRYEYESTNNRLKSTHIGDNANPADYTQYRHHAKHGYMEELPHLEQIEWNFKEEVVRTTRQHCTDDNIPVMTYYQYDGGGQRIRKIIENQAAPGNMPAKKEERIYIEGYEHYKKYTGTHAGLERVSLGLMDEDHRFVMIETRNDVDDGTEKHLIRYQLHNLLGSAALELDDKAQVISYEEYHPYGTTAYQAKNATIKSAAKRYRYTGMERDEETGLEYHSARYYLPWLGRWLSSDPIGIGDGVNVYGYVKNNPINNFDLDGKQSQRVIVTESQLQTFSPQVVQQLIVAGGGTPGPCYANPTYEQRQADINILRNILRSGNMYDPTFVPPMPTAAEIERRDNEQICVADSRGMGYCGPRYIVEGQRRRADFGYQLQVGENIRGGIFGAIGYAVGGDRGSYVGAAVDGLASAAAGTARGRSDMRSVRPSTPSRPVPAEVRPARPATPAAPVRPAVPTGTGTPGTPRDTRPYSSQRMRQQLEERYGRENVTSTTVPPSTHRSVRRAPVDVGGGRSVGFDERGLPDFSPFAVTSARVPRGSYRGEMRAATRQLREALARGESVGVTFTPAQLRAIRAGRPTIPGYRWHHVSGGELQLIPARIHDAVPHIGSGAMRHGR; this is translated from the coding sequence ATGAATGCGCAATCATCAAATAAATCCAGCTCTCAATTTCTCAAAACAGATGGAGGAAAAACCGAATCCAATGCGATAGAAGTACCATCCATTTCATTACCCAAAGGTGGTGGTGCCATAAAAGGAATTGATGAAAAATTTTCTGTGAATGCTGTAAATGGAACTGCTTCATTTTCCATTCCACTTCCATTCTCTCCGGCGAGGGGTGATTCTCCTACTTTAGATTTATTTTATAACTCAGGGTCGGGCAATAGTATTTTTGGTTTGGGTTGGAACTTGAGTGTAGGCTCAATCAAGCGTAAAACAGATAAAGAATTGCCTCAGTATCTTGACTCCATAGATTCGGATACATTCTTGTTTTCAGAGGCAGAGGACCTGGTGCCGGAATTTAAAAAGAATCCTGATGGAACTTTTACTGTGGATGCTGATAACGAATACATCCTGAACGAAAGAAATTCGACAGATGGATTGTTCACTATCAGAAACTACAGACCACGTATAGAAGGTCTGTTTGCCCGTATAGAACGGTGGACGGAAAAATCAAATGGCAGGATCAGATGGCGCGTAATCACCCGGGAAAACAGAACCACTCTTTTCGGATGGACGGACAATTCCATTTTGTCTGACCCGGCTGATTCTTTAAAAATATATGAATGGCTACCTGAATTTGAGTTTGACGATAAAGGAAATTGTACGCATTATCTCTATAAAAAAGAAGATGAAATTGGTTTTGATGAATCATTGTTACACAATCGTAACCGGCTGAAAGATGGTACCATTTCCTATACCAATCTGTATATAGATAAGGTATTGTATGGCAATAAAACACCTTACAGGCAATTTGGAGATGCCTTTCCTGATGAGACAGATTATTTATTTGAAACACTGTTTGATTACGGAACAACCGATTATACTGCGCAACCCATAGATCAATTCAATCCATGGGATTTCAGGCCGGATGCTTTTTCTGATTACAAAGCCGGATTTGAGATCCGTACAACCCGGCTTTGCAAAAGGGTCTTATTGTTTCATCATTTCAAAGGACCTGATGAATACGATGGACTCGTCCGGTCATTAAATTTTGAATACGATACTTCCTCAGAACTGGATTTTACCTTTCTGAAATCGGTTACCTCATACGGATATATAAAAAAACCGGATGGTTCCTATTCCTATAAAAAACTCCCACCTATGGAGTTTGAATACCGGAAGCATGAATGGAACAGTGAAATAAAAACCGTTTCACAGGAAGCGTTGGTACATGCCCCGGCAGGTATAGAGCAAGCCCCTTATCAATTTGTAGATTTATACAATGAGGGACTTTCCGGTATTCTTTCAGAACAGGCAAACGGTTGGTATTACAAGCATAATCTTGGTATCCAAAACAACGATGATGGGGCAAAACTCATGTTCGAACAGGCGAAATTAGTTTCTCCCAAACCATCTTTCATGGGATTGGCCGGTCAGTTCCAATTAAACGATCTGGATGCGGATGGAGGTAGGCAGTTGGTCAGTTTTGAGGACGAACCGCGAGGCTATTTTGAACTGGACGATGACAATGAATGGCAAGGATTACGTTCGTTTAAAGGGTTACCCAATATTGATTTTGGTGATCCCAATACCCGGATGCTCGACCTGAATGGTGATGGTAAACCCGAAATAGTAATTTCAGAAGATGCTGTTTTTACATGGTATGCATCTGAAGGCAGAGATGGCTTTACCACTGCACGGAAAACATCCAAACCTTTTGATGAAGAAGAAGATCCGCATATTGTTTTTGCTGACGCTAAACAAACCATTTACCTCGCCGATATGTCGGGTGATGGAATGACCGATATTCTGAGGATCCGGAATGGTGAAGTCTGCTACTGGCCCAATGTAGGATATGGAAAATTCGGAGCCAAAGTAACAATGGACCAGGCTCCTTTTTTTGATCATCCTGATGCCTTCAATCCTGACTATGTAAGACTGGCAGATATTGACGGATCCGGCACTTCGGATATTATTTACCTAGGAAAAAGCAAATTCACCTGTTGGAAGAATTTAAGTGGAAACCGGTTTGGTATTACTCCGTTTGAAATCAATCCTTTTCCGGAAATTCATCCGCAATCCACAATAACTGTGACCGATTTGTTAGGCAATGGAGTTGCATGCATTGTCTGGTCAAGTCCGTTATCAAAAGATGCGAATACTCCGTTAAAATACATCGATCTGATGAACAGTAAGAAACCGCATATCATGATTTCTTATAAGAATAATTTAGGCAAAGAAGTATCATTGGAATATACACCCTCCACAAAATTTTATATGGATGATAAGCTTGACGGAAAACCCTGGGTAACCAAACTGCATTTTCCGGTGCACTGTATTTCGAAAACCATTATCGAGGATAAAATTTCGGGTTACCGCCTTGAAAGTTCTTACAAATACCATCATGGGTATTATGACCATGCCGAACGGGAATTCCGCGGATTCGGCATGGTAGAGCAAACGGATGCCGAAACCTTTGCACACTGGGTAAAACAAGATGCGACCAATATTACCGAACAAGCATTGCATCAGGAACCTGTCGTTGTTAAAAACTGGTATCATACCGGAGCATTTTTGAGAAATGACAAAATCCTCTATCAATATGAAAAAGACTACTGGTACAATGCGTATAAAAAGGAATTCGGAATTGTAACCCATCCTGAGATTGGCTTGCCCGATGCGCATCTTACGGTGCCCGAAGGAATGGATGTGTCATTAATTGATCAACTGACTGCGGATGAGTGGCGGGAAGCCTTGCGTGCATGTAAAGGCATGGCCTTGCGTGTTGAAACCTTTGCTAAAGATGCCGTTAAATTTGGAAATACGATTGAAGCACGTAAAAAAGAGTTGATCCCATTTTCGGCTGCTACCCATAATTGTGTGATAGAGCTATTGCAGCCACGAGGCAAAAACAAACATGCCGTTTTTGTTGTAAAGGAAAGCGAAGCCATTACCTATAGCTATGAACGTAATCCCGAAGATCCGAGGATCGAGCATGACCTGAATATCCGATTAGACGAATACGGCAATATATTGGAAGCTGCATCGGTAGTGTATCCCCGGCTAAACCCCGATACTTCGCTTCCGTTCGAAACACAGCAGGAGCAAAGTAAAACGGTTATCCTATATAGCCATAACCAATTTACCAATGATGTTCCGGGTGAAAACACACATCGTTTGAGGATGTCATCCGAAGTCAAAACGTATGAATTGAAAGGCGTAGTAAAATCGGGAGTCTACTATAGCCCGGCAGACTTTGCAGATATTCTTTCGGATGTAAATTCAGACACTGCTTTTTATCATGAGTTCAACAAACCGTTAGCCCCGGGAAAAGCACAAAAAAGATTGATTGAACATGTCCGCACTATTTATTATCGAGATAACTTGACCGGAACTTTGCCGTTGCATCATCTGGAATCTTTGGCACTTCCTTATGAAAGCTATCAATTGGCCTACACTCCTGAGTTGATAACAGATATTTTTGGCACAAAGGTGGATGCGGGAATTCTTGCTGAAGGTAGATTTACACATAGTGAAGGAGATGATAATTGGTGGATCCGATCCGGTACAATTCAATTTAAAGCATCATCAGAAAGTCAGACGGATGCGCAGGATCGTTTCTATTGTCCGGTCTCTTATACAGATCCATACGGAGCTGTAACCAAAGTAAAGTACTATGGTTCCTATTTCCTTTTTATAGAAGAAACCGAAGATGTATTGGGTAATAAAGCCAGGGTTGATGCATTTAACTTCCGTACGCTTTCTTCCCGAAGGATGAAAGATATCAACGGCAATTTATCTGAGGCGGTTGTGGATGAATTGGGTTTGGTTAAGGCGGTGGCAGTGATGGGAAAAGGCAATGAAGCAGATGACCTCTCAGGCTTCTCTGAAATTACAGAGGCTGCTGAATCAGCAGCCGTTCTTAATTTTTTTCAATCTCCCGACTCCACACAACTCACCGGTTCAGGAAAGAATTTATTAAATCATGCTTCTTCGAGATTTGTATATGATTTTGAATCGTATGTTAATCACGGCAAACCTGCTGTAGTGGCAGCTATTATACGGGAGCAACATTTTCGGCAGCTTCCTGATTCACCCGTTCAGATAGCTTTCGAATATTCCAACGGCATGGGCGAAGTGATCATGAAAAAAGTACAGGCGGCTCCCGGAAAAGCGAAGCAGGTTACTGTAAATCCTGACGATTCAATTTCAGTATCTGAAATAGATACCGCTTCCCTCAATCCCAAACAACTGCGTTGGATAGGTGATGGAAGAACCATCAAAAACAACAAGGACAATGCTGTCAAACAATATGAACCCTATTTTTCAGTAGACTGGGGATACGAAGACTATAAGGAACTGGTAGAGACAGGTGTAACACCGGTAATGTACTACGATGCGCCAGGCAGGCTGATGAAGACCGAAATACCCGATGGTACTTTCTCCAAAGTGGAATTTGATTCCTGGAAACAAATTATGTATGATGCCAACGATACAATGCTGGAATCATCCTGGTACAACAACCGTACAAACCGCCTCATCGATGCTGCACTCATAATGGAAGGAAAAGATCCTGGCCGGGAAAAAATGGCTGCCGACAAAGCCGCCAAACATGCAAACACACCCGGTATACTGCATTTCGACACCCTGGGCAGGCCGGTCCTCTCTGTTGAGCACAATAAAAATACAGCTACAGACGCTGATGAATTTTACCTCACCCGGGTTTATCTGGACACGGAAGGTAACCTGCGCTCCGTTACTGATGCCCGGGGAAATATTGTCATGCAATACAAGTATGATATGCTCGGCAACTTAGTATATCAAAACAGTATGGATGCCGGACAGAGGTGGCTACTCACAAATATTCTGGGCAATCCGCTTCGGACCTGGGATGAAAGAAACCACGAGTTTCAATATTTTTATGATGTAGCGCAACGTCCCACATATAGCAAGGTAATAGGGGGTGATGGATCTACCCCGCTTGATAACACTTTCGACAGGATAGTATATGGAGAAAGTCTTTTGTCAACAAACCGAAGCAACGAAGCTGCCCTGCAAGCCAGAAATATTTTAGGTCAGGTTATTGAACACTATGATACCGGAGGATTGGTTGATACTCCTGACTTCAACTTTAAAGGGCAGCCTTTGGCTACGACGCGTAAATTATTCAGAAAATACAAAGAGATAGCCAACTGGATTGATGCTAATTTGGGGAATGAACTGGAACCCGAAGAATTCAAATTCATCACACAAACCGATGCTTTGGGAAGAATTACCCGACAAACGGCTCCCGATGGCAGCATCATTACCCCTTCTTACAATGAAACCGGTTTGCTGAATGGAGAAAGTGTGCTGCATCCCACTTATGCAATCCCATCTGTCTATATCAAAGACATTGATTATAATGAAAAGGGGCAACGGAATAAAATCATCTATGGCAATAATGTAATCACAAAATTCTATTACGACAAAGAGACTTTCCGCCTCAAACGTCTGGAAAGCAAACGACACAATGGTGATCCTCTTCAGGATTGGTATTATACTTATGATCCTGTCGGGAACATTACGCATGTGGAGGATAAAAACATTCCGGTATTATTTTTTAATAATCAAAAAATAACCGGAGTTTCCACGTATACTTATGATGCTCTATACCGGTTAACTGAAGCCACCGGCAGGGAAAATAATGGCGCTTTGCATTTCGGCAATTGCGACAACTGGAACGACAATCCCTTTATGCACAGCATGAACCCGGGTGGCCCGATGGCAATACGGAACTATGTAGAGAGTTATCAATACGATGAAGTAGGGAATATCATGCAGATGAGGCACCTCGCCGGAGGTGGTAACTGGACAAGAAGATATGAATACGAATCTACCAATAACCGGCTCAAAAGCACTCATATAGGAGACAACGCCAATCCTGCCGATTATACGCAATATCGCCATCATGCAAAGCATGGATATATGGAGGAACTGCCCCATCTTGAACAAATTGAATGGAATTTTAAAGAAGAAGTGGTACGCACTACCAGGCAACATTGCACAGATGATAATATTCCTGTAATGACCTACTATCAATACGATGGCGGCGGCCAGCGTATCCGTAAGATTATTGAAAACCAGGCCGCACCGGGAAATATGCCTGCCAAAAAAGAGGAACGCATTTATATAGAGGGTTACGAACACTATAAAAAGTATACAGGTACACATGCGGGATTGGAAAGGGTCAGTCTGGGACTGATGGATGAGGATCACCGCTTTGTCATGATTGAAACCCGAAATGATGTGGATGATGGAACGGAAAAGCACTTGATTCGGTATCAGCTACACAATCTCTTAGGTTCTGCCGCCTTGGAGTTGGATGATAAAGCACAGGTTATCAGCTATGAAGAGTACCATCCTTATGGTACTACGGCATATCAGGCTAAAAATGCGACCATAAAATCTGCTGCCAAGCGCTACCGCTACACCGGTATGGAACGCGATGAAGAAACCGGTCTGGAGTACCATAGTGCAAGGTATTATCTGCCGTGGCTGGGAAGATGGTTAAGTAGTGATCCGATCGGGATTGGGGATGGAGTGAATGTATACGGGTATGTGAAAAATAATCCGATAAATAACTTTGATTTAGACGGAAAACAATCCCAAAGAGTAATTGTAACAGAATCTCAATTACAGACATTTTCACCACAAGTGGTGCAACAATTAATTGTTGCAGGGGGAGGTACCCCCGGTCCATGCTATGCGAATCCCACATACGAACAACGGCAAGCAGATATCAATATCTTGAGGAATATTTTGAGATCTGGTAATATGTACGATCCGACTTTTGTTCCTCCTATGCCTACTGCTGCTGAAATAGAGCGACGCGATAATGAACAGATTTGCGTGGCGGATTCCAGAGGTATGGGCTATTGTGGTCCCAGATATATTGTTGAAGGCCAAAGACGAAGAGCGGATTTTGGCTATCAGTTGCAAGTCGGGGAAAATATCAGAGGAGGTATATTTGGTGCTATTGGCTATGCTGTAGGCGGAGATAGAGGTTCCTATGTGGGTGCGGCAGTTGACGGATTAGCTTCGGCTGCTGCCGGAACTGCCCGTGGTAGGAGCGACATGAGAAGTGTCAGGCCATCCACCCCCTCCAGACCGGTTCCTGCCGAAGTCAGACCCGCAAGACCTGCTACACCTGCCGCACCGGTAAGGCCTGCTGTTCCTACAGGGACAGGTACCCCAGGTACACCAAGAGATACCAGGCCTTATTCTTCACAACGAATGAGGCAACAGCTTGAAGAGCGTTATGGCAGGGAAAACGTTACTTCCACTACAGTTCCGCCATCAACCCATCGATCAGTAAGAAGAGCTCCCGTTGATGTGGGTGGAGGACGAAGTGTGGGATTTGATGAAAGAGGACTTCCCGATTTTAGCCCATTTGCCGTAACGAGCGCAAGAGTTCCAAGAGGAAGTTATAGAGGCGAAATGAGGGCTGCAACCAGACAGCTCAGAGAGGCTCTGGCACGGGGTGAAAGTGTGGGAGTAACTTTTACACCTGCGCAATTACGTGCAATTAGAGCCGGAAGGCCAACAATACCCGGATATCGCTGGCATCATGTTTCCGGAGGAGAACTTCAACTCATTCCTGCTCGTATTCATGATGCTGTACCACATATTGGTAGCGGGGCAATGAGACATGGGCGCTAA
- a CDS encoding zinc dependent phospholipase C family protein, translating into MPGPALHHMIADRLKALISLNEGLGSKMTPAQYTALQNLLADDKNLPYLFFGCQGPDYLFFNTKDMPGPIGDMAEFYFEVVDFIEDFKQKLLAVVPQPVLDALEAFSEAVDEIIEDSALLSELQQTFNDINQLLDGFSATLMAMVQKFISDFNLFEVFDHPYRDGVPNKSRPPFLQSDKWWWFDALHYRKTGKFAKALLDATAGDFSDPKILYALGYLTHYCADVVGHPYVNLISGGPYRSHAQRHKTGENYQDVFNLLNATGTDWNRSKLHAFYNFNFDGTIDTENDKPDPFTVLPDDLAEMIAEAINKVYQEDADPEPEYGPEITASDVDNAYRIYYKWLRSSTDTGTIPEPVPYSFSKEIREVWEKTVDNLGDAGDFLEDAIDNAGSFGILSIFIILAALVIAAVMAAAAIADGIAGAITTLGTSTIRAAACLIYEQVYNAYQNFRLGVALNGLAFPMKEHLNDPRLTQFANPSNIDPSGVNALPFVPHLPLLKFVPSTFEDTLFNMERHLIYPVTQNEKGAVMGTLNSYLTESSLHYAFGRIPFQPKDILDRLQGLTPDVNPIHNDDGTRLKNLLMEKAGLGNAMDLIEKTFEWFADKKDLIDFNLDGDRGYSYLCWTQKQTSSTDAPDFPEKLKVNVPGGDPSDDNINVDLRFIK; encoded by the coding sequence ATGCCAGGACCAGCATTACATCACATGATAGCAGACAGATTAAAAGCATTGATCTCTCTGAACGAAGGCCTGGGGTCAAAAATGACACCGGCCCAGTACACTGCGTTGCAGAATTTATTGGCAGACGACAAGAACCTGCCTTACCTCTTTTTTGGCTGCCAGGGGCCAGATTATCTTTTTTTCAACACAAAAGATATGCCCGGACCAATTGGCGATATGGCCGAATTTTATTTTGAAGTCGTGGATTTTATCGAAGACTTCAAACAAAAATTGCTTGCCGTAGTTCCCCAACCGGTATTAGACGCTTTGGAAGCATTTAGCGAGGCAGTGGACGAAATAATTGAAGATTCGGCTTTGCTGAGTGAGCTTCAACAAACGTTTAACGATATCAACCAGTTGCTGGACGGATTCTCTGCCACATTAATGGCGATGGTCCAGAAATTCATCTCTGATTTCAACCTGTTTGAAGTGTTTGATCATCCTTATCGTGACGGAGTACCCAATAAAAGCAGGCCACCATTTTTGCAAAGTGATAAATGGTGGTGGTTCGATGCACTGCATTACCGTAAAACAGGTAAATTCGCAAAAGCGCTGTTGGATGCTACGGCCGGAGATTTCTCCGATCCCAAGATCTTATATGCCTTGGGTTATCTTACTCATTATTGCGCTGATGTCGTAGGGCATCCCTACGTGAACCTGATTTCGGGAGGACCTTACCGTTCGCACGCCCAACGCCACAAAACCGGCGAGAACTATCAGGATGTTTTCAATCTGCTGAATGCAACGGGAACTGATTGGAACCGCTCAAAACTGCACGCTTTTTATAATTTTAATTTTGATGGGACCATTGATACCGAGAACGACAAACCGGATCCATTTACCGTATTGCCTGATGATCTGGCTGAAATGATCGCTGAAGCTATCAATAAAGTATATCAGGAAGATGCTGATCCCGAACCGGAGTATGGCCCTGAAATAACGGCAAGTGATGTAGATAATGCCTACCGTATTTATTATAAATGGCTTAGGAGCTCTACCGACACAGGCACCATTCCCGAACCGGTACCCTATTCATTCTCAAAGGAGATAAGGGAAGTCTGGGAAAAGACAGTGGATAATCTTGGCGATGCCGGTGATTTTCTTGAAGATGCCATTGACAATGCCGGAAGTTTTGGCATCCTGAGTATTTTCATCATCCTGGCCGCATTGGTGATTGCAGCGGTAATGGCAGCGGCTGCAATCGCAGATGGGATTGCCGGCGCCATTACTACCTTGGGAACGTCAACCATACGTGCTGCCGCTTGTCTGATTTACGAACAGGTTTACAATGCCTACCAAAATTTCAGGCTTGGTGTGGCATTAAATGGATTGGCTTTCCCGATGAAAGAACATTTGAATGATCCCAGACTTACCCAGTTCGCCAATCCGTCAAACATTGACCCCAGCGGTGTCAATGCCTTGCCGTTTGTGCCTCATCTGCCTTTGCTGAAATTTGTTCCTTCTACTTTTGAGGATACCTTGTTCAATATGGAACGCCACTTAATTTATCCTGTCACTCAAAATGAGAAAGGCGCCGTAATGGGAACACTCAACAGCTACCTGACGGAATCATCGTTGCATTACGCATTTGGTAGAATACCTTTTCAGCCAAAAGATATTCTTGACCGCCTGCAAGGATTGACCCCCGATGTGAATCCTATACATAATGACGACGGCACCAGATTGAAAAATTTGCTGATGGAAAAAGCCGGTTTGGGGAATGCAATGGATTTAATTGAAAAAACATTTGAATGGTTTGCCGATAAAAAAGATTTGATCGACTTTAATCTGGACGGGGACAGGGGGTATTCATATCTATGCTGGACTCAAAAGCAAACGAGTTCTACTGATGCTCCTGATTTTCCCGAAAAATTAAAGGTAAATGTACCCGGCGGAGATCCTTCGGATGATAATATCAATGTGGATTTACGATTTATAAAATAA